A genomic window from Xyrauchen texanus isolate HMW12.3.18 chromosome 15, RBS_HiC_50CHRs, whole genome shotgun sequence includes:
- the abhd5a gene encoding 1-acylglycerol-3-phosphate O-acyltransferase ABHD5 isoform X1 — MAEDNTLSAGTGLAQRVLMFFGIYSFFNNVVCFLDKTVRSWWITSWLPSWCPTSQKQLKEAEEKMLQYIKNKFHKQFVHISDNKMLWTLVFKGPMESKTPLVLLHGFGGGVGLWALNLDSLSQQRPIYAFDLLGFGQSSRPHFSTDTQEAELQFVESIEQWRNKLGLESMIMLGHNLGGYLAASYAIKYPTRVKHLILVEPWGFPERPDPGDQDRPIPVWIKALGAMLSPFNPLAGLRLAGPLGPTLVQTVRPDFKKKFVTMFNDNRVSEYIYHLNVQSPSGETAFKNLTIPYGWAKRPMLQRIGLIHSDIPITVIYGSRSSIDGHSGNSIKEMRPKSHVEIIAIRGAGHYVYADHPEDFNQKVLHVCENLS, encoded by the exons ATGGCTGAGGATAATACACTGTCAGCGGGCACGGG ACTGGCACAGCGTGTACTGATGTTCTTCGGTATTTATAGTTTCTTCAACAATGTTGTCTGTTTCTTGGACAAGACAGTGAG GTCATGGTGGATCACCAGCTGGCTGCCCTCCTGGTGCCCGACATCTCAAAAACAACTCAAGGAGGCAGAGGAGAAGATGCTGCAGT ACATCAAAAACAAGTTCCACAAACAGTTTGTCCACATATctgacaacaaaatgctatggaCGTTGGTGTTTAAGGGGCCCATGGAGAGTAAGACCCCTCTGGTGCTGCTGCATGGATTTGGGGGTGGTGTCGGTCTTTGGGCCCTGAACCTGGACTCTCTGTCTCAGCAGAGGCCCATCTATGCCTTTGACCTGCTGGGCTTCGGTCAGAGCAGCAGACCTCACTTCAGCACAGATACCCAAGAGGCTGAGCTCCAGTTTGTGGAGTCCATTGAGCAATGGAGGAATAAACTGGGCCTGGAGAGCATGATTATGCTGGGTCATAACCTGGGAGGATATCTGGCAGCCTCCTATGCAATAAAATACCCTACCAG AGTAAAGCACCTGATTCTGGTGGAACCGTGGGGTTTTCCAGAGCGGCCTGACCCGGGAGACCAAGACCGACCCATTCCAGTGTGGATCAAAGCTCTGGGGGCCATGCTAAGCCCATTCAACCCCCTCGCTGGTCTCAGACTGGCTGGACCTTTAG GTCCTACTCTTGTGCAGACTGTGAGACCAGACTTCAAAAAGAAATTTGTCACTATGTTTAATGACAATAGAGTCTCAGAATATATCTACCATCTTAATGTCCAAAGTCCAAG CGGTGAAACGGCCTTTAAAAACTTGACGATTCCGTATGGCTGGGCAAAGAGGCCCATGCTGCAGAGAATTGGCCTGATTCACAGCGACATCCCCATTACAGTGATCTATGGCTCACGCTCCAGCATAGATGGCCACTCTGGCAATTCAATCAAAGAAATGAGGCCAAAGTCCCATGTAGAGATCATT GCCATACGAGGTGCAGGGCACTATGTGTATGCTGACCACCCAGAAGACTTCAACCAGAAGGTTCTTCATGTCTGTGAAAATTTAAGCTGA
- the abhd5a gene encoding 1-acylglycerol-3-phosphate O-acyltransferase ABHD5 isoform X2, which produces MAEDNTLSAGTGSWWITSWLPSWCPTSQKQLKEAEEKMLQYIKNKFHKQFVHISDNKMLWTLVFKGPMESKTPLVLLHGFGGGVGLWALNLDSLSQQRPIYAFDLLGFGQSSRPHFSTDTQEAELQFVESIEQWRNKLGLESMIMLGHNLGGYLAASYAIKYPTRVKHLILVEPWGFPERPDPGDQDRPIPVWIKALGAMLSPFNPLAGLRLAGPLGPTLVQTVRPDFKKKFVTMFNDNRVSEYIYHLNVQSPSGETAFKNLTIPYGWAKRPMLQRIGLIHSDIPITVIYGSRSSIDGHSGNSIKEMRPKSHVEIIAIRGAGHYVYADHPEDFNQKVLHVCENLS; this is translated from the exons ATGGCTGAGGATAATACACTGTCAGCGGGCACGGG GTCATGGTGGATCACCAGCTGGCTGCCCTCCTGGTGCCCGACATCTCAAAAACAACTCAAGGAGGCAGAGGAGAAGATGCTGCAGT ACATCAAAAACAAGTTCCACAAACAGTTTGTCCACATATctgacaacaaaatgctatggaCGTTGGTGTTTAAGGGGCCCATGGAGAGTAAGACCCCTCTGGTGCTGCTGCATGGATTTGGGGGTGGTGTCGGTCTTTGGGCCCTGAACCTGGACTCTCTGTCTCAGCAGAGGCCCATCTATGCCTTTGACCTGCTGGGCTTCGGTCAGAGCAGCAGACCTCACTTCAGCACAGATACCCAAGAGGCTGAGCTCCAGTTTGTGGAGTCCATTGAGCAATGGAGGAATAAACTGGGCCTGGAGAGCATGATTATGCTGGGTCATAACCTGGGAGGATATCTGGCAGCCTCCTATGCAATAAAATACCCTACCAG AGTAAAGCACCTGATTCTGGTGGAACCGTGGGGTTTTCCAGAGCGGCCTGACCCGGGAGACCAAGACCGACCCATTCCAGTGTGGATCAAAGCTCTGGGGGCCATGCTAAGCCCATTCAACCCCCTCGCTGGTCTCAGACTGGCTGGACCTTTAG GTCCTACTCTTGTGCAGACTGTGAGACCAGACTTCAAAAAGAAATTTGTCACTATGTTTAATGACAATAGAGTCTCAGAATATATCTACCATCTTAATGTCCAAAGTCCAAG CGGTGAAACGGCCTTTAAAAACTTGACGATTCCGTATGGCTGGGCAAAGAGGCCCATGCTGCAGAGAATTGGCCTGATTCACAGCGACATCCCCATTACAGTGATCTATGGCTCACGCTCCAGCATAGATGGCCACTCTGGCAATTCAATCAAAGAAATGAGGCCAAAGTCCCATGTAGAGATCATT GCCATACGAGGTGCAGGGCACTATGTGTATGCTGACCACCCAGAAGACTTCAACCAGAAGGTTCTTCATGTCTGTGAAAATTTAAGCTGA